TTCACCGATTAATACAATATCAGGATCCTGACGGAGAACGTACTTCAACGCCGTTGGAAATGAGGTCGTATCAGTCCCTACCTCGCGTTGGGTTACAACACAACTCTTATGCGAATGCAGGTACTCAATAGGATCTTCAATTGTAATAATATGCCCGCGCCGTTTTTGGTTAAGATAATCAATCATTGACGCTAAAGTTGTAGACTTCCCTGACCCTGTTGCACCGGTAACTAATACCAATCCTTTTTGCCAACCCATCATCTCAAATATCACGGGAGGCAAGCCTAGCTCTTCGAACGAATATATTTTTGGAGGAATTGACCGTAACGCAGCACCAACTGTCCCTCTCTGCCGGAAAACGTTCATACGTATACGCCCGACACCTTTTATTCCAAACGATAGATCCAGTTCATTATTGCTCTCAAACTTTTCTTTCTGTGAATCAGTAAGCAATGAATATATTAACCTTTGCGATACCTCAGGTGTCAGCACTTCAAACTGTGTCGGAACAACTTCTCCGTCAACTCTTAACATTGGGGGTACACCAGGTGCAAGATGCAGATCCGATGCCCGTTTTTCCATCATCAATTCAAGAAGGTCTCTCATGTTAAGTATTGTCATAAACTTTTACCCTTTTTATTCCTGATTACTTTCCATCTTCCAACATCTCACTTATTTTAATTATAACATTTTATATGCATTTTATATGCTTTTATAAACCAACAATAATAAACATCATATCGTATCCCCTGCAGTTACCCTTAACATTTCTTCAATCGTAGTATTTCCCGCCAACACTTTCCGCATAGCAGCATCTCTCAGGCTCATCATCCCCTGTTGCCGCGCAACCTGTCTCAACGTGATAGCTGATGCGCGTTCCATTATAGAACTCCTAAACGCTTCATTCAATTCCAGCACCTCATGTATCCCCATCCTCCCGCGGTAACCGGTTCCTGAACAACGTTCGCACCCGCGCCCGCGATGCAGTGTAACATTACTCAACCCGTGTACCTGTTCCGGTTTAACACCCAGAGATGACATAAAATCAAACGGCACTTCATAACTTTCTTTACAATCTTTGCAGATAACACGCATCAACCTCTGCGCAACAACCATCGTGATTGTGGAAGCCGTAAGAAAAGGTTCAACTCCCATATTATTCAACCTGGTAATTGACCCTGGTGCATCGTTTGTATGCAAGGTAGAAAATACTAAATGGCCTGTAAGCGCGGCATTAATCGCAATTTCCGCGGTCTCCTTATCCCTGATTTCTCCGACCATTATAATATCCGGATCCTGCCTCAAAAATGAACGTAATCCCGCAGAGAAGGTTAGCCCGATATCAGCCTTAACCGATACCTGATTTATCCCTTCCAACACATATTCAACCGGATCTTCGATTGTAACAATATTTCTATCCGGAAAATTCAGGGTGGATAACGTAGAATATAGAGTAGTAGACTTGCCAGATCCTGTCGGGCCGGTAATCAATATTATTCCATACGGCAACTCAATATTTTTTTGGTAAATAGCCAAAGTCTCCGGTTCAAAACCCAGTTTTGTAGGATCAACACACAACGAACTTGAGTCAAGTATACGCATAACAATTTTCTCACCGAACGCTGTGGGTAAAATAGAAATCCTGAGGTCAATTTCGCGGTTAAGTGTTTTAATCTTCATCCTACCATCCTGAGGCAGCCTGTGTTCCGCGATATCGAGTTGTGTCATAATCTTTATACGCGAGATAATCGCATTTTGAAACTTCTTCGGCGGGGCAGGCTGTTCATGAAGCACACCGTCAATGCGGTAGCGCACACGTAAACTTTTTTCATAGGGTTCTATATGAATATCACTCGTCCTTGACTTCAACGCGCCG
Above is a window of Elusimicrobiota bacterium DNA encoding:
- a CDS encoding type IV pilus twitching motility protein PilT; this translates as MLNMRDLLELMMEKRASDLHLAPGVPPMLRVDGEVVPTQFEVLTPEVSQRLIYSLLTDSQKEKFESNNELDLSFGIKGVGRIRMNVFRQRGTVGAALRSIPPKIYSFEELGLPPVIFEMMGWQKGLVLVTGATGSGKSTTLASMIDYLNQKRRGHIITIEDPIEYLHSHKSCVVTQREVGTDTTSFPTALKYVLRQDPDIVLIGEMRDLETIEAALTIAETGHLVFATLHTNDAAQSINRVIDVFSPHQQSQVRAQLSFVLMGIVSQILLPHVSGKGRVLGMEILVVTPAIRNLIREAKIEQISTAMQTGGKFGMQTMNQSLYDLYTNKKLSYQEALAHSPDQEDLKRLCERSNATTGSR
- the pilB gene encoding type IV-A pilus assembly ATPase PilB — its product is MVASSSLFSALEKRKLGDMLVEAGLITAEQLREALEIQTKTNGRLGQILLQMSAIDETVLIAFLGRQCGVPYISLMEYGEIDETVVKTVPESAARHQVLIPINKEDNTLTIAMANPLNVFAVDDLKLMTGCEINIVISSEQEIKDAIEKFYGPKGSIEEIIKNIEDTGGTSDLEVVQEADSGKDIISLEATGEDAPAVKFVNLLINGALKSRTSDIHIEPYEKSLRVRYRIDGVLHEQPAPPKKFQNAIISRIKIMTQLDIAEHRLPQDGRMKIKTLNREIDLRISILPTAFGEKIVMRILDSSSLCVDPTKLGFEPETLAIYQKNIELPYGIILITGPTGSGKSTTLYSTLSTLNFPDRNIVTIEDPVEYVLEGINQVSVKADIGLTFSAGLRSFLRQDPDIIMVGEIRDKETAEIAINAALTGHLVFSTLHTNDAPGSITRLNNMGVEPFLTASTITMVVAQRLMRVICKDCKESYEVPFDFMSSLGVKPEQVHGLSNVTLHRGRGCERCSGTGYRGRMGIHEVLELNEAFRSSIMERASAITLRQVARQQGMMSLRDAAMRKVLAGNTTIEEMLRVTAGDTI